One Sinorhizobium arboris LMG 14919 genomic region harbors:
- a CDS encoding carbohydrate ABC transporter permease produces MAMVTAYEKRIVRAAPIIRRLSKWRAAIAPLLFLAPALVGLIAFRLLPAGWLVQQSFSGPDGEFAGLDNFEFLFASPNFAKTMQATLTFVVVTVPLQTVVAFGLALLFVENSRVISLLRVLVFLPVLIPSSVAAILWGAAYRPQGLANALLRSVGVSAQPFLASPDQALMSITVMSSWIGCGFWMIFLIGGLKDIPRDLHEAASIDGAGKLSSLWHITVPLMRRPLAFVIVADTVAAFLLFAPIALLTRGGPNGSTQLIMYDVYQQAYFFNDLSLAAAEGLTLMVVMMGVILIQFRLLSREKQQ; encoded by the coding sequence ATGGCCATGGTGACGGCTTATGAGAAACGGATTGTGAGGGCTGCACCCATAATTCGTCGACTTTCAAAATGGAGAGCGGCGATAGCGCCGCTCCTCTTCCTCGCGCCGGCTCTAGTGGGTCTCATCGCGTTTCGCTTGTTGCCAGCGGGCTGGCTCGTTCAGCAAAGCTTCTCCGGCCCCGACGGGGAATTCGCGGGGCTCGATAATTTCGAGTTTCTCTTCGCGTCGCCGAACTTTGCCAAGACCATGCAGGCCACCCTGACTTTTGTCGTAGTGACCGTGCCACTGCAGACGGTAGTCGCTTTCGGCCTCGCCTTGCTGTTTGTCGAAAACTCGCGGGTTATCTCGCTCCTGCGAGTCTTGGTGTTTCTGCCGGTTTTGATCCCATCGAGCGTCGCCGCCATACTGTGGGGCGCTGCCTACCGCCCCCAAGGATTGGCAAACGCGCTCTTGAGGTCTGTCGGGGTGAGTGCCCAACCGTTTCTCGCATCGCCAGACCAGGCACTAATGTCGATCACCGTCATGAGCTCTTGGATCGGCTGCGGCTTCTGGATGATATTCCTCATCGGTGGCCTAAAAGATATTCCTCGCGACCTCCATGAGGCAGCTTCGATCGACGGAGCTGGGAAGCTTTCTTCGCTTTGGCACATCACTGTCCCGCTAATGCGGAGGCCGTTGGCCTTCGTAATCGTCGCGGATACGGTGGCTGCATTTTTGCTGTTCGCTCCGATAGCACTACTTACCCGAGGGGGGCCTAACGGCAGCACACAGCTCATCATGTACGACGTGTATCAGCAGGCCTACTTTTTTAATGATTTGTCGCTGGCTGCTGCAGAGGGGTTGACCTTGATGGTCGTGATGATGGGCGTCATCCTCATCCAGTTTCGGTTGCTATCGCGGGAGAAGCAACAATGA
- a CDS encoding ABC transporter substrate-binding protein, whose product MTIMEHRLGRRGFMTGLLGVSSLPLLGPLPAVAQGQPLRFLGTGDGKRYQLLFAAFEKVSGVRPSFEGIPFPDYQNTVVQRFRTGNSGIDVFQVDPTYVPTFAKLGILKDLTSAFAEKSKGVLFPSDVEGATYNRKMLSLPMWESTQLLFFNKQLLAKSGVEAPGSSPDARMTWDKVIDLAKKAQAAGAETGFAFEQVDRYYQLQILPESLGGGPGVKGDDLLTVDVANDAWLQAGKWYGSLYADGVASRAATGNEMADLFKAGRLAFLVGGPWLIADFDTAEGLEYGVAPHPYFAGGKAVTPSESWHLGVAAGSANTDLALRFLEYTCLNTEGARASARGEGNLSANMAAEAEFLKGVAQQHPNLQGIDTLIQYETNNTAIRRPRSLGYLQLEELVTRAWSDIRNGSDAVQTFTQLQSELERSFKRIGR is encoded by the coding sequence ATGACTATAATGGAACATCGCTTGGGTCGGCGCGGCTTCATGACCGGTTTGTTGGGGGTGTCGTCGCTGCCGCTGCTTGGGCCGTTGCCGGCTGTGGCGCAGGGCCAACCGCTGAGATTCTTAGGGACCGGAGATGGGAAACGCTATCAGCTTCTCTTCGCAGCCTTCGAGAAGGTATCCGGCGTCAGGCCTTCATTCGAAGGCATTCCGTTCCCCGATTATCAGAACACTGTCGTTCAACGCTTTCGGACGGGGAACTCCGGGATCGATGTCTTCCAGGTAGACCCGACTTATGTGCCGACGTTCGCCAAGCTAGGCATCTTGAAGGACCTAACGAGTGCCTTCGCCGAAAAGAGCAAGGGCGTGCTGTTCCCCAGCGATGTGGAGGGTGCGACCTACAACAGAAAGATGCTTTCATTGCCGATGTGGGAGTCGACGCAGCTCCTGTTCTTCAACAAACAGCTTTTGGCTAAATCGGGTGTTGAAGCGCCGGGTTCCTCACCTGACGCACGCATGACCTGGGACAAGGTCATCGACCTTGCTAAAAAGGCGCAGGCGGCGGGAGCCGAGACGGGCTTCGCCTTCGAGCAAGTCGATCGCTACTACCAGCTACAGATCCTTCCGGAGTCGCTTGGCGGTGGGCCAGGTGTCAAGGGTGACGACCTGCTGACCGTAGACGTGGCTAACGATGCTTGGCTGCAGGCGGGAAAATGGTACGGAAGCCTCTATGCCGATGGAGTGGCTTCGCGCGCTGCGACAGGAAATGAGATGGCCGACCTGTTCAAAGCTGGCCGGCTTGCCTTCCTTGTCGGAGGTCCCTGGCTGATCGCCGATTTCGACACAGCCGAGGGTCTTGAGTATGGAGTGGCGCCTCATCCGTACTTTGCCGGTGGCAAAGCCGTGACGCCATCCGAGAGTTGGCATCTGGGCGTGGCGGCGGGCAGCGCCAATACCGACCTGGCTCTGAGGTTTTTGGAATACACCTGCTTGAACACTGAAGGTGCGCGAGCTTCCGCCAGGGGAGAAGGCAATCTCAGCGCGAACATGGCCGCTGAGGCCGAGTTCTTGAAAGGCGTCGCCCAGCAACATCCCAATCTTCAGGGCATCGATACTTTGATCCAATACGAAACCAATAACACCGCTATCCGTCGACCCCGGTCCTTGGGATATCTCCAGTTGGAAGAGCTGGTCACGCGTGCGTGGAGTGATATTCGCAACGGAAGTGATGCCGTTCAGACGTTTACGCAGCTTCAAAGCGAACTAGAGCGTAGTTTCAAGCGGATCGGGCGCTAA
- a CDS encoding mandelate racemase/muconate lactonizing enzyme family protein → MKIIDVASRLYHIPPTVSWEDATHRVASLEFIITRVTTDAGVAGEGFAYTTGIGGSAILSLIDDYCRTMLVGQDPRQIERLWSFLYGQLHRSGTGGINTLALGAIDIALWDISAKWYNVPLYRLLGARRESIPTYGSGIDLFLASDALLDQVDKFLTQGHRAVKIKIGRDNAEEDLDRIVAVKKLIGPTRRLFVDANQRWNVADCMSRLQKLAAFDLGWIEEPLHAEDIRGHADLRRFVSQPIAVGESLYTRHQFADYLQANAVDVVQADVCRVGGISEWLKIANLSASFHRTMAPHYMSELSVAVMCAIDNADILECVHGGSFSEMGVLQTELRLENGVALPFETPGHGVMFNDEKLEPFAVDPVELRTRNMQSAK, encoded by the coding sequence TTGAAAATCATCGATGTCGCCTCACGTCTCTATCACATCCCGCCGACGGTCTCCTGGGAGGATGCCACACACCGCGTGGCGAGCCTGGAATTCATCATCACCCGCGTGACCACAGACGCTGGGGTCGCAGGCGAGGGCTTTGCCTATACGACAGGGATCGGCGGAAGTGCCATCCTCTCCCTGATCGATGATTATTGCCGAACGATGCTTGTCGGACAAGATCCGCGACAGATCGAACGACTTTGGTCGTTCCTCTATGGCCAATTGCATCGCAGCGGCACCGGGGGCATCAACACCCTCGCATTGGGCGCGATCGACATCGCGCTTTGGGATATTTCGGCCAAGTGGTATAACGTTCCATTATACCGTCTGCTCGGCGCGCGGCGCGAAAGCATCCCCACCTATGGCAGTGGAATCGACCTCTTCCTCGCGAGCGACGCTCTACTCGATCAGGTAGATAAGTTCCTGACGCAGGGACACAGGGCGGTGAAGATAAAAATCGGTCGGGACAACGCGGAAGAAGATCTCGACCGTATCGTAGCCGTGAAGAAACTGATCGGCCCCACGCGACGACTGTTCGTCGATGCCAATCAGCGCTGGAATGTCGCTGACTGCATGTCCCGACTGCAGAAACTAGCCGCCTTCGACCTTGGCTGGATCGAAGAGCCTCTCCATGCGGAGGATATCCGTGGGCACGCCGACCTGCGCCGCTTTGTGTCGCAGCCCATTGCGGTCGGCGAGAGCCTATATACGCGGCATCAGTTTGCCGATTATCTACAGGCCAACGCCGTCGATGTCGTCCAAGCGGACGTGTGCCGCGTCGGAGGTATCAGCGAGTGGCTGAAGATCGCCAATCTGTCAGCGTCCTTCCACCGCACCATGGCGCCCCACTACATGTCCGAACTGTCCGTCGCGGTAATGTGTGCGATCGACAACGCGGACATCCTCGAATGCGTGCACGGCGGAAGCTTCTCCGAAATGGGTGTGCTTCAGACGGAACTTCGCCTTGAGAACGGAGTGGCCCTTCCATTTGAAACTCCCGGACATGGCGTGATGTTCAACGACGAAAAGCTCGAACCCTTCGCTGTCGATCCTGTTGAACTTCGGACCCGGAATATGCAGAGCGCAAAGTAA
- a CDS encoding SMP-30/gluconolactonase/LRE family protein: MRVYHAYTAFDCQNLLGEGCNWNALDHSLWWTDIEAKIVFRWDDNGKVGTVRQLPNRAAFVFPRAGGGFVLGLPKSIVITDPTFTHFTQVAEIEPHLPQTRVNDAAIDPYGGIVLGTYNEQSREPVGGVYRIAPNGEVVRLFGGVAAANGLEFSPDGRIMYFTDTTEGTIRRFALAPQFAGLAEIGPLAGPNVAPGSPDGATMDIDGGYWSARLRGGCVVRIDRNGHLTDRVDMPSMAPTCVALGGEDLRTLFITSRRTRQPSDELLRFPESGNLFRIEVTQAGRPPLSCRV; encoded by the coding sequence ATGCGGGTTTATCATGCGTACACAGCGTTCGATTGCCAAAACTTGCTAGGCGAAGGATGCAACTGGAATGCATTGGACCACAGCCTCTGGTGGACTGACATTGAAGCGAAGATCGTGTTCCGCTGGGACGACAACGGGAAAGTTGGGACTGTGCGGCAACTTCCCAATCGTGCGGCGTTCGTCTTTCCACGCGCGGGCGGTGGCTTCGTGCTCGGCTTGCCAAAGTCTATAGTCATTACGGACCCAACCTTCACACACTTCACACAAGTGGCCGAAATCGAGCCGCATCTTCCGCAAACCCGCGTCAACGACGCCGCGATCGATCCCTACGGTGGGATCGTCTTGGGCACATACAATGAACAAAGCCGTGAGCCAGTCGGGGGCGTCTATCGCATTGCGCCCAATGGCGAGGTCGTTAGGCTCTTCGGTGGCGTAGCGGCCGCCAACGGACTGGAATTTTCGCCCGACGGCCGGATCATGTACTTCACCGACACAACGGAAGGCACCATCCGGCGTTTCGCCCTGGCTCCGCAATTCGCGGGTCTTGCCGAGATAGGCCCTCTGGCAGGCCCGAACGTCGCCCCGGGATCGCCTGATGGCGCTACCATGGACATTGATGGGGGCTACTGGAGCGCTAGGCTACGAGGCGGCTGTGTCGTTCGCATCGACCGAAACGGTCACCTCACGGATCGCGTGGATATGCCGAGTATGGCGCCGACCTGTGTGGCACTTGGCGGCGAAGATCTGAGAACGCTGTTCATAACCTCACGGCGAACCAGGCAACCGTCTGATGAACTTCTTCGATTTCCCGAGTCCGGCAACCTCTTCCGCATTGAGGTCACTCAGGCTGGACGACCGCCGTTGAGTTGCAGAGTCTAG
- a CDS encoding GntR family transcriptional regulator: MIQPGRTPLHIQLADIIRSQIESGVFNPGDQLPTEMELMKQHELSSSTVRQAVLTLVGEGLLYRRAGKGTFVAKRHIGRDLLTFSGFSEEAIARGFRPGTRHMTVHWRPADAVAAALNVPANESILTIERVRTIDDEVVAVETVSFVAAIGRLIEKLDLADTSFTEILEKQLGVPLARAKQEIRAGIARAKLAKALDVSSGTAVLQIDRTAFDAGDRVIYFSSSSYRADRYIYSCWIERNSSSIAQPRRLIDRSR, encoded by the coding sequence ATGATTCAGCCCGGTAGAACTCCACTTCATATTCAGCTCGCCGACATTATTCGGTCTCAGATCGAGAGCGGCGTCTTCAATCCTGGCGATCAACTCCCCACCGAGATGGAGTTGATGAAGCAGCACGAGCTCAGCAGCAGCACTGTGCGACAGGCGGTGCTCACCCTTGTCGGTGAAGGCTTGCTGTATCGACGCGCTGGCAAAGGGACTTTCGTTGCGAAGCGTCACATCGGTCGGGACCTGCTTACTTTTTCAGGATTTTCGGAAGAAGCGATAGCGCGGGGATTTCGGCCGGGTACCAGGCATATGACGGTCCACTGGCGTCCAGCTGATGCCGTGGCAGCCGCACTCAACGTGCCGGCCAACGAGAGCATCTTGACCATCGAGCGCGTGCGAACGATCGACGACGAGGTCGTGGCGGTTGAGACCGTTTCGTTCGTAGCAGCAATCGGTCGCCTCATCGAAAAGCTCGACCTTGCCGACACTTCTTTCACCGAGATTCTCGAAAAGCAACTTGGAGTGCCGCTTGCACGAGCCAAGCAGGAGATACGGGCCGGCATCGCGCGTGCAAAACTGGCAAAAGCACTCGACGTGTCCAGCGGCACCGCTGTGCTGCAAATCGACCGTACTGCCTTCGACGCGGGCGATCGAGTTATTTACTTCTCGTCTTCGTCCTATCGGGCGGACCGCTACATTTACAGCTGCTGGATCGAGCGAAACAGCAGCTCGATCGCTCAACCTCGTCGATTGATCGACCGGAGTAGATGA
- a CDS encoding carbohydrate ABC transporter permease, protein MSAVETNSTRARRIVQLLFGIAVAAGFMLPIAWLVAGSLRPGSQIFTSLDPLSIGSFIPPRPTLENFGSALGGTFRTGLINSIIVAACTVVVGLLVCAAAAFALSAMQWRGREVVFALIVFSFLVPEEVVAVPLSAIFARGGLQNTYVALIVPFVGNGIVIFLLRQFFLAIPRSLIEAAQVDGAGWLRIFFQIFLPLSRPALIGAGLILFNGQWQAYLWPLLVTTREDMFLAPITLGLMVGQYSSDYGQIFAASTILSLIPAVILLGFQRSFTDSVAMSGVKE, encoded by the coding sequence ATGAGCGCCGTAGAAACAAACTCGACCCGAGCGAGGCGCATCGTTCAGCTGCTGTTCGGTATCGCCGTCGCCGCCGGTTTTATGCTGCCGATCGCTTGGCTGGTGGCAGGTAGCCTCCGGCCCGGTAGTCAGATATTCACCTCGCTCGATCCGCTTTCCATTGGCTCCTTTATCCCGCCACGGCCAACGTTGGAAAATTTTGGGAGCGCGCTCGGCGGAACGTTCCGGACTGGATTGATCAACTCTATCATCGTGGCGGCATGTACGGTGGTCGTGGGATTGCTGGTGTGCGCAGCCGCAGCCTTCGCGTTGAGTGCAATGCAGTGGCGCGGTCGCGAAGTCGTCTTCGCACTCATCGTCTTCAGTTTTTTAGTTCCCGAGGAGGTTGTGGCTGTCCCGTTGTCGGCCATCTTCGCGCGCGGCGGGCTGCAAAACACCTACGTAGCATTGATTGTGCCCTTCGTGGGAAACGGCATAGTCATCTTCCTACTGCGGCAGTTCTTCCTTGCCATACCGCGTTCGTTGATTGAAGCGGCTCAAGTCGACGGCGCCGGCTGGCTAAGAATTTTCTTTCAGATTTTCCTGCCGCTTTCACGGCCGGCTCTCATCGGCGCCGGGCTCATCCTCTTCAATGGGCAATGGCAGGCCTATCTCTGGCCGCTTCTGGTCACAACGCGCGAAGACATGTTCCTCGCCCCGATTACCCTCGGTCTGATGGTGGGGCAGTACAGCAGCGACTATGGCCAGATCTTCGCGGCGTCGACCATTCTGAGCCTCATCCCTGCAGTCATCCTGCTGGGCTTCCAACGCTCCTTCACCGACTCGGTCGCTATGTCGGGCGTCAAAGAATAA
- a CDS encoding 2-phosphosulfolactate phosphatase — translation MKIKVAFLPTSPLAIAGDVCIVVDVIRATTAIVTLFDAGSDRVFVGGFGSDVTKARAAVGETGVICAERDDGSPPLGFDHEPSPSLLSGLDLSGRFSMLATANGTPAILAAVREGASLILLGSLRNLDAVAWRALAEASSRNADITIICSGQLRNARIAIEDSYCAGMIVSQFCEFANDDAVELDDSASLARGFSISQNGAVPVLLSSMTGRRFIGNYRQHDVEFCARINESTIVPVVTAQHEIYDHPVYVLDAQ, via the coding sequence ATGAAGATAAAGGTCGCTTTCCTTCCCACCAGCCCCCTGGCTATCGCCGGCGACGTATGTATCGTCGTCGATGTGATCCGCGCCACGACAGCTATTGTTACTCTTTTCGACGCCGGCAGCGATCGTGTGTTTGTGGGAGGATTTGGCTCGGACGTCACCAAAGCGCGCGCCGCGGTGGGCGAGACTGGAGTTATTTGCGCGGAGCGGGATGATGGATCACCGCCCCTCGGCTTCGATCATGAGCCCTCGCCGTCATTGCTGTCCGGACTCGATCTATCGGGCCGCTTTTCGATGCTGGCAACCGCCAATGGCACGCCAGCAATTCTCGCAGCAGTTCGAGAAGGTGCATCCTTGATACTGCTTGGTTCATTGCGAAACCTGGATGCGGTTGCCTGGCGCGCGCTCGCGGAAGCATCATCGCGCAATGCAGACATAACGATTATCTGCTCCGGCCAACTGCGCAATGCACGTATCGCGATTGAAGATAGCTATTGCGCCGGAATGATCGTTTCACAGTTTTGTGAATTTGCGAATGATGACGCTGTCGAACTCGACGACTCTGCGTCGCTCGCTCGCGGTTTCTCAATTTCACAAAATGGCGCCGTGCCGGTGTTGCTGAGTTCGATGACCGGGCGACGCTTCATTGGCAATTATCGACAGCACGATGTGGAGTTCTGTGCGCGCATCAACGAATCGACAATCGTTCCTGTCGTCACCGCGCAGCACGAAATTTACGATCATCCGGTATATGTCCTCGATGCACAGTAG
- a CDS encoding ribokinase gives MLGSEEVYVVGSYGVAFWIVGEVPAPGETLLGSGFAFGNGGKGSNQAIGAARLGARCSLLAGVGADKFGLEALELWRAEGVNCSAVRQMAETPTMAGIIILDAVGENRIITDPGANARLTASDVEGFADTWKSPGILLTQLEIPIEAAARALAIGKARGLTTILNPAPARALPKEILADVDILTPNQSEARILLGLEADDRQADAEVAARLRGLGVRHVVMTLGADGALIAGPDEMTKIASYPVDVVDTTGAGDAFNGALAAGLASGLTLAEAVRRGTAAGAIAVTKKLVVPALPDERQISELMKTGTALR, from the coding sequence ATGCTTGGCTCTGAAGAAGTTTATGTAGTCGGCTCTTACGGAGTCGCGTTTTGGATTGTGGGCGAGGTGCCGGCGCCGGGTGAAACCTTGCTGGGGTCGGGGTTCGCCTTCGGAAATGGCGGCAAGGGCTCCAATCAGGCTATCGGAGCTGCGCGACTTGGCGCCAGATGCAGCCTGCTGGCAGGCGTTGGTGCCGACAAATTTGGTTTAGAAGCTCTGGAACTTTGGCGAGCCGAAGGCGTCAACTGCTCTGCAGTTAGGCAAATGGCCGAGACGCCCACAATGGCGGGAATCATCATTCTCGATGCCGTAGGCGAGAACCGCATCATCACAGATCCTGGCGCCAACGCGCGGCTCACGGCCAGCGATGTCGAAGGCTTCGCAGACACTTGGAAGAGCCCGGGCATCCTACTTACGCAGCTTGAGATCCCCATCGAGGCCGCAGCCCGCGCCCTAGCCATCGGCAAGGCGCGGGGGCTTACCACCATTCTTAATCCGGCACCTGCCCGCGCCCTGCCGAAGGAGATCCTTGCCGATGTTGACATCCTAACCCCGAACCAGTCCGAAGCGCGCATCCTGCTGGGGCTTGAGGCGGACGATCGGCAGGCGGACGCCGAAGTAGCGGCAAGACTACGCGGCCTGGGCGTTAGACACGTCGTAATGACCCTGGGAGCGGATGGTGCCCTGATTGCCGGGCCCGACGAAATGACCAAAATCGCAAGCTACCCGGTCGACGTCGTCGATACCACCGGGGCCGGAGATGCATTCAACGGGGCACTCGCTGCAGGACTGGCTAGCGGATTGACGCTCGCTGAGGCCGTTCGCCGCGGCACCGCAGCCGGCGCCATCGCAGTCACGAAAAAGCTCGTGGTTCCGGCATTGCCCGATGAGAGACAGATCTCAGAGTTAATGAAAACAGGAACCGCTCTCCGATGA
- a CDS encoding NAD(P)-dependent oxidoreductase, with protein sequence MHSSTAAIKLVHRRPRVLATADLSPEGIACLREMSELKLVGWAAGDWFCDRKQLMDAIADAEVVLAGYECFDEELLAAAPHLRAILSVRSAPQANIDVAAATARGIAVFHTVGRTDHGVAEFTVALALALIRHLVPASAWIRSRSPNFDPGEDFYRGTVWGRGADSPQLAFTGIELHGRTLGIIGFGAIGRIVAEKFSGFGMRIVVHDPYVDSGELKTLGVEPVSLDELLARSAIVTLHARLSTQTRGMIGANELDRMGHGAYLINTGRAGLIDTDALLRALDRGQIAGAALDVFDTEPPSATDPLVAHQRVLATPHLAAWTEEMRVRHTRSIVQNLQRLLGGKAEHLSNPEVLTMAERTLP encoded by the coding sequence ATGCACAGTAGCACAGCCGCAATAAAATTGGTTCATCGCCGACCTCGCGTCCTGGCCACAGCAGACCTCAGCCCAGAGGGTATTGCCTGCCTCCGCGAAATGAGCGAGCTTAAGTTGGTCGGCTGGGCAGCCGGCGATTGGTTCTGCGATCGCAAGCAACTGATGGACGCAATAGCTGATGCAGAGGTTGTATTAGCGGGATACGAGTGCTTTGACGAGGAACTGCTGGCTGCCGCACCTCATCTTCGCGCCATCCTGTCAGTGCGCTCGGCTCCGCAAGCGAACATCGATGTAGCGGCCGCCACGGCGCGAGGCATCGCCGTTTTTCACACTGTGGGAAGAACGGATCACGGCGTCGCAGAGTTCACGGTTGCGCTCGCGCTGGCGCTTATTCGACACCTTGTCCCTGCCAGTGCATGGATAAGGTCCCGGTCTCCTAACTTCGACCCCGGGGAGGATTTTTATCGTGGCACGGTATGGGGGCGCGGCGCGGATTCTCCCCAACTCGCATTCACGGGCATCGAGCTGCATGGTCGCACTCTCGGTATCATCGGCTTCGGGGCAATCGGACGTATCGTCGCCGAAAAGTTTTCCGGCTTTGGCATGAGAATTGTCGTCCACGATCCTTATGTCGATAGCGGCGAGTTGAAAACGCTCGGAGTCGAACCTGTCTCACTCGACGAACTTCTGGCACGCTCGGCAATCGTAACATTGCACGCGCGGCTCAGCACGCAAACACGCGGCATGATCGGTGCGAACGAGCTCGATCGGATGGGGCACGGAGCATATCTCATCAACACCGGTCGGGCAGGCCTGATAGACACTGACGCGCTGCTACGAGCTTTGGATCGCGGACAAATCGCTGGCGCCGCGCTAGACGTGTTTGACACGGAGCCGCCTTCGGCGACGGATCCGCTTGTTGCTCATCAGCGCGTCCTCGCGACCCCTCACCTGGCGGCGTGGACCGAAGAAATGCGCGTACGTCATACCCGCAGCATTGTGCAAAATCTGCAGCGGCTCTTGGGTGGCAAGGCCGAGCATCTATCGAACCCCGAAGTTCTCACTATGGCTGAGAGGACCTTGCCTTGA